DNA from candidate division WOR-3 bacterium:
CCGGCGCGACACCGCCTCGTAGGATCTGGCGGCAGCCGCGTTGTCACCCTCCTGCTCTTCGCAATTCCCGATGCCGAACTGCGCGGCCGGGCTGAGGAGCGGGTCGTTCTTCACGCGGCCGAGGAAGACCCCGAACTCCCTTTTGGCCTCGGGAGTGCGGCCGGTGTTGTAGTAGACGTTGGCCAGGTAGAAATGCGCTTTGGCTCCCAGGAAACTCCCGCCGAACCGGGCGGCAACGTCCTTGAAGGCGGTTTCGGCCTGCGCGAAGTTGCCGGTGGAGTAGATACCGATGGAGCGAGTGAACGCCATCTCGGCCTGGGGATTCGCCCCGGTACTCCGGTTCTGCAGCAGTAGAATGGCGATGACGATGACAGCAATCGAAGCCGCGGCACCGATCCAGACCTTCTGCCGGTCGCGGTAGTAGAACTCCATCGCCCGTTCGACGAGCTTCTGGAACCGGTCTTCCTTCAGGTCCCGCTTGCTGACGTAGTGTTTGC
Protein-coding regions in this window:
- a CDS encoding tetratricopeptide repeat protein, with the translated sequence MRFKGKHYVSKRDLKEDRFQKLVERAMEFYYRDRQKVWIGAAASIAVIVIAILLLQNRSTGANPQAEMAFTRSIGIYSTGNFAQAETAFKDVAARFGGSFLGAKAHFYLANVYYNTGRTPEAKREFGVFLGRVKNDPLLSPAAQFGIGNCEEQEGDNAAAARSYEAVSRRWPKSPLAFDAMMAAGRAYRNASDFAKATAIYQELLKSKPEGQKGEDVKVELARIKALQDKF